The Amycolatopsis mongoliensis genome includes a window with the following:
- a CDS encoding bifunctional nuclease family protein, whose translation MVSVIPIEVVGMAVPVPGEAPLMLLREPDGARRWLAIMIGYGEAEALVRAREQIAQPRPGTIELLGDVLAAFGQGVAAVELTEVRDGIFYADLVLVSGTRVSARPSDAVALGLRQGAPIRVAEEVLDVASVQLELEQDAEGPAADVLDTEAEIARFRAELDGLQPEDFDDL comes from the coding sequence GTGGTCAGCGTGATCCCGATCGAGGTCGTGGGGATGGCCGTTCCGGTGCCCGGCGAGGCGCCCCTGATGCTGCTCCGGGAACCGGACGGCGCCCGCCGCTGGCTGGCGATCATGATCGGATACGGCGAAGCCGAGGCCCTCGTGCGCGCGCGCGAGCAGATCGCGCAGCCGCGGCCGGGCACGATCGAGCTGCTGGGCGACGTGCTCGCGGCGTTCGGCCAGGGCGTCGCCGCGGTCGAGCTGACCGAGGTGCGGGACGGCATCTTCTACGCCGACCTCGTGCTCGTCTCCGGCACCCGCGTGTCGGCCCGCCCCAGCGATGCCGTCGCGCTCGGCCTGCGCCAGGGTGCGCCGATCCGGGTCGCCGAAGAGGTGCTCGACGTCGCTTCGGTGCAGCTGGAGCTGGAGCAGGACGCCGAGGGCCCCGCCGCCGACGTGCTCGACACCGAGGCCGAGATCGCCCGCTTCCGCGCCGAGCTCGACGGCCTGCAGCCCGAGGACTTCGACGACCTGTAG
- a CDS encoding SRPBCC family protein, with amino-acid sequence MEPTISRSIDVPADPGTVWSWVTDLPRMGELSPENIGGRWLDGTGPALGARFRGRNVNGELRWWTRVRVVRFDEGRRFAFDVRTPLGSRVSRWEYVLAPSPVGCRVTENWYRSGSWVVRRFMGPRVTGRADRPGYNVGSIEHTLAALKARAEERAAAA; translated from the coding sequence GTGGAACCGACGATTTCGCGCAGCATCGACGTCCCGGCCGACCCGGGCACGGTGTGGTCGTGGGTCACCGACCTGCCCCGGATGGGCGAGCTGAGCCCCGAGAACATCGGCGGCCGCTGGCTGGACGGCACGGGCCCGGCGCTGGGAGCGCGTTTCCGCGGCCGCAACGTGAACGGCGAGCTGCGGTGGTGGACGCGCGTCCGGGTGGTGCGGTTCGACGAGGGGCGCCGGTTCGCGTTCGACGTGCGGACGCCGCTCGGTTCGCGGGTGTCGCGGTGGGAGTACGTGCTGGCGCCGAGTCCGGTGGGCTGCCGGGTCACCGAGAACTGGTACCGCAGCGGCAGCTGGGTGGTGCGCAGGTTCATGGGGCCGCGGGTGACCGGCCGCGCCGATCGGCCCGGGTACAACGTGGGGTCGATCGAGCACACTCTCGCGGCGCTGAAGGCCCGGGCGGAGGAGCGGGCCGCAGCCGCCTGA